The Pedobacter cryoconitis genome includes a window with the following:
- the pyk gene encoding pyruvate kinase — MKPFHSRTKIVATLGPASAKPDVLLSMFNAGLDVCRLNFSHGSQADHQEVLDTIRAINKKHNYNVGILADLQGPKIRIGIVKDGGIHLVNGSRTIITTKECIGNEERIYITYTSFPKDVKPGEIILLDDGKLQMRVIETNYEDEVVCEVVHGGILTSRKGVNLPNTKVSIPSLTVEDRKNLEFVLENDVDWIGLSFVRNAADIIELKDIIKQRGKGARVIAKIEKPEAIDNIDEIIAVSDGIMVARGDLGVEMPMEEVPLLQKMIVQKCIAASKPVIIATQMLESMITTPRPTRAEVNDVANSVLDGADAVMLSGETSVGEFPLIVIETMQKIIQNIETNNYPFHVEKALKADSETFLSDAICDSACILASRTNAVGIVSMTVSGYTAFEISAHRPKALTYIFTNNRQLLNTLSLVWGVQAFFYDKFESTDETILDVNSLLVKMKLIKKGDTLINTAAIPMESKGKTNMVKVTVI; from the coding sequence ATGAAACCCTTTCATTCCAGAACAAAAATTGTAGCCACGCTAGGTCCGGCCTCAGCAAAACCAGACGTTTTATTAAGCATGTTTAATGCAGGACTAGACGTTTGCAGACTTAACTTTTCACACGGTTCACAAGCCGATCACCAGGAAGTCCTGGATACGATCCGTGCAATCAATAAAAAACACAACTATAACGTTGGTATTTTAGCTGATTTACAAGGCCCTAAAATTAGAATTGGAATCGTTAAAGATGGTGGTATACACTTAGTTAATGGAAGTCGTACAATCATCACAACTAAAGAATGCATCGGTAACGAAGAACGTATTTATATCACTTATACAAGCTTCCCTAAAGATGTAAAACCAGGAGAAATCATTCTTTTAGATGATGGAAAACTGCAAATGAGAGTGATTGAAACGAATTATGAAGATGAGGTTGTTTGTGAAGTTGTTCACGGTGGTATTTTAACCTCGAGAAAAGGCGTAAACTTACCAAACACTAAAGTATCTATCCCTTCTTTAACTGTAGAAGATCGTAAGAACCTTGAGTTTGTGTTAGAAAATGACGTGGACTGGATCGGTCTTTCGTTTGTACGTAATGCTGCTGACATCATCGAATTAAAAGATATTATCAAGCAAAGAGGTAAAGGCGCAAGGGTAATCGCTAAAATCGAAAAACCTGAAGCGATTGATAACATTGATGAAATTATCGCAGTTTCTGACGGTATCATGGTTGCCCGTGGTGACCTTGGAGTTGAAATGCCGATGGAAGAAGTTCCATTGTTACAAAAAATGATTGTTCAGAAATGTATTGCTGCTTCTAAACCTGTAATTATTGCTACCCAGATGTTGGAAAGCATGATCACTACACCAAGACCAACACGTGCTGAGGTGAATGACGTTGCAAATTCAGTATTGGATGGTGCAGATGCAGTGATGCTAAGTGGAGAAACTTCAGTTGGAGAATTTCCTTTGATCGTTATCGAAACGATGCAAAAAATCATTCAGAACATTGAAACAAATAATTATCCATTCCATGTTGAGAAAGCTTTAAAAGCTGACTCTGAAACTTTCTTAAGTGACGCAATTTGTGATTCTGCTTGTATTTTAGCGAGCCGTACGAATGCTGTTGGTATCGTTTCTATGACAGTGAGTGGTTATACTGCTTTTGAAATATCTGCACACAGACCAAAAGCATTGACTTATATTTTCACGAATAACAGACAATTATTAAATACTTTAAGTTTGGTTTGGGGTGTTCAGGCTTTCTTTTATGATAAGTTTGAAAGTACTGATGAGACCATTTTAGATGTAAACAGTCTGCTGGTTAAAATGAAACTGATCAAAAAAGGAGATACTTTAATCAATACTGCTGCAATTCCTATGGAAAGCAAAGGCAAAACAAACATGGTAAAAGTTACTGTTATTTAA
- a CDS encoding sensor histidine kinase produces the protein MSVTWLIFDKRPLLIVYTYYFVFYILLFYFHANVLLKYTLGSSNKLLKFSLVFLILIELLVYVGLKYQFDLIFLRNLDPGAIKGYAFNLTVLSPIIYRFVYFICYSTGYYFLIATHHQRQQVEEMEQQELRNLIQEKEIKNELVLTQNAFLKSQINPDFLINTLNYFYEETIKIAPKAAESIISLSNMMQYALGKEASTGFVKLEKEIELIENFLLLHQARQVHQAQLKLVYSQDILSAWFVPLVLMTLTENMLKHGKLDDPDRPAEIRISYENSILRIETVNKESRNSSIPGHGIGLKNIKERLSLAYGEKATFDYGLDVKGYFHTAIEVQNAIRHN, from the coding sequence ATGTCTGTCACATGGCTGATTTTTGATAAAAGGCCTTTACTGATCGTATACACCTACTACTTTGTTTTTTATATCCTATTATTTTATTTCCATGCCAATGTACTCTTGAAGTATACGCTGGGAAGTTCAAATAAGCTGCTTAAGTTTAGTTTAGTGTTTTTGATATTAATCGAGCTACTGGTTTATGTCGGTTTAAAATATCAGTTTGACTTAATATTCCTTAGAAATCTGGACCCTGGTGCTATTAAAGGATATGCATTTAATTTAACAGTTTTATCGCCCATCATATACAGGTTTGTATATTTCATCTGTTATAGCACGGGATATTATTTTCTGATAGCTACCCATCATCAACGGCAGCAGGTAGAAGAAATGGAGCAACAGGAACTAAGAAACCTAATACAGGAGAAAGAAATCAAGAACGAACTGGTCTTAACACAAAATGCTTTTTTGAAGTCACAGATCAATCCGGACTTCTTAATCAATACATTAAATTATTTTTACGAGGAAACAATTAAAATTGCACCGAAAGCAGCCGAAAGTATCATATCATTATCAAACATGATGCAATATGCACTAGGTAAAGAAGCCTCTACCGGTTTTGTAAAACTTGAAAAAGAAATTGAACTCATAGAGAACTTCCTTCTTTTACACCAGGCAAGGCAGGTACATCAAGCGCAATTAAAATTAGTTTATAGTCAGGACATCTTATCTGCCTGGTTTGTCCCTTTAGTATTGATGACCCTGACTGAGAATATGTTAAAACACGGTAAACTGGACGATCCGGATAGGCCTGCGGAAATTAGAATAAGCTATGAAAATTCAATTCTGCGTATTGAAACAGTCAATAAAGAATCCAGAAACAGCAGTATTCCAGGTCATGGCATTGGCTTGAAAAATATTAAAGAACGCCTTTCTCTGGCTTATGGCGAAAAGGCTACATTCGATTATGGTCTGGATGTCAAAGGATATTTTCATACCGCTATTGAAGTGCAGAACGCAATCAGACACAATTAA
- a CDS encoding histidine kinase, protein MAIFHPATFFNKYKYHFLVWSIFIGYELMMQRLTGMRQSNIKELIIAYSTGAVIFYFHAHILLKYTLNTKNKLLKYSLPLLILLEITCYIAIRYFTDKYVYSYTGPPHFGSNNSLRIYLASKVWRCIYFIGNSTVYYFLVRDLLQKQQIEKMKRRELKAILLEKEIKNELILTQNALLRAQINPHFLINTLSYLYNETRKIAPNVANSILSLSDIMQYALSKEISSEYVKLENEIKLVESFLILHQVKQVQKIHLNLSYNKEVLAIPFIPLILMSLTEKIVKHGQFDDPMAPAEIKVIYKNSSLHIETSSLEGTENPILESDSDLKNISNRLHMAYGEKATFHFQLDSKNYFHTLIQLQF, encoded by the coding sequence ATGGCAATTTTTCATCCGGCTACCTTCTTTAATAAATATAAATATCATTTTCTGGTATGGAGTATTTTCATTGGTTATGAGCTAATGATGCAACGGTTAACCGGAATGAGACAGAGCAATATAAAAGAACTCATTATTGCTTATTCCACAGGTGCTGTCATTTTCTATTTCCATGCACATATTTTATTAAAATACACCCTCAACACCAAAAATAAGCTGCTAAAGTATAGCCTGCCATTATTAATCCTGCTTGAAATCACCTGCTACATTGCGATAAGATATTTTACTGATAAATACGTCTATAGCTATACAGGCCCTCCTCATTTTGGGTCAAATAATTCACTCAGGATTTATCTTGCATCGAAAGTATGGCGGTGTATTTATTTTATAGGTAATAGCACTGTTTACTATTTCTTAGTTCGTGATCTACTGCAAAAACAACAAATAGAGAAGATGAAGCGAAGGGAGCTTAAAGCCATTTTATTAGAAAAAGAGATTAAGAATGAACTTATTTTAACTCAAAATGCCTTATTAAGAGCCCAGATCAATCCGCATTTTTTAATTAATACGCTAAGTTACCTGTACAATGAAACCCGCAAGATAGCTCCAAATGTGGCTAATAGTATTTTGTCTTTATCTGATATTATGCAATATGCTTTAAGCAAAGAGATATCATCAGAATATGTGAAACTAGAAAACGAAATCAAACTTGTAGAGAGTTTTCTGATTTTACATCAGGTAAAACAGGTACAAAAAATACATCTGAACCTTTCTTATAATAAAGAAGTGCTGGCTATTCCTTTTATCCCTCTAATATTGATGTCCCTTACTGAAAAGATTGTCAAACATGGTCAGTTCGATGATCCAATGGCTCCCGCAGAGATCAAAGTAATTTATAAGAATTCAAGTCTGCATATTGAGACTTCAAGCCTTGAGGGAACAGAAAACCCGATTTTGGAATCTGATTCAGACTTAAAAAACATCAGCAATAGACTACACATGGCTTATGGAGAAAAAGCTACCTTTCATTTTCAGCTCGATTCAAAGAACTATTTTCATACCCTTATTCAGTTGCAATTTTAA
- a CDS encoding LytR/AlgR family response regulator transcription factor, whose protein sequence is MLLNCVIIEDENHAIELLTDHIQNMPNLHLLKVYSQPIIALAEITEEDHIDILFMDINMPGISGMDLAKILRPKARFLIFTTAYHQYAVEAFELEADQYIIKPVTFPKFTVAIEKIIRKIGKAPVQPVAKSEIFIKTGVMNKIIKVSPEEVIYLEARDNYIIVHTDKDSIITYLTLKEALHTLNQLNNLVQVQKSFVIARNKIEMIEGNLIIMVKGTQIPIGNTYKKSFFDYVKNNTVVSARIKPPKPQ, encoded by the coding sequence ATGCTATTAAATTGTGTCATCATAGAGGACGAAAATCATGCGATTGAATTGCTGACAGACCATATTCAGAACATGCCTAATCTTCATTTACTTAAAGTTTATTCTCAACCTATAATTGCGCTGGCAGAAATAACAGAGGAGGATCATATAGATATTCTTTTTATGGATATAAATATGCCTGGTATATCGGGAATGGATCTGGCTAAGATCCTTCGTCCGAAAGCGCGCTTCCTGATTTTTACTACTGCGTATCATCAATATGCGGTAGAAGCATTTGAGCTGGAAGCTGATCAATATATTATTAAACCTGTTACCTTCCCGAAATTTACGGTAGCCATAGAAAAGATCATCAGAAAAATTGGCAAAGCCCCTGTTCAGCCTGTTGCTAAATCAGAGATATTTATCAAAACAGGGGTAATGAATAAAATTATCAAGGTTAGTCCCGAAGAGGTGATTTATCTGGAAGCAAGGGATAACTATATTATTGTTCATACGGACAAGGATAGTATCATCACTTATCTCACGCTAAAAGAGGCACTTCACACTTTGAATCAGCTCAATAACCTGGTACAGGTGCAGAAGTCTTTTGTCATAGCCCGGAATAAGATAGAAATGATAGAAGGGAACCTGATTATTATGGTGAAGGGAACCCAGATCCCGATAGGCAATACTTATAAAAAATCATTTTTTGATTATGTGAAGAATAATACGGTGGTATCTGCAAGGATCAAGCCTCCCAAACCGCAGTAA
- a CDS encoding quinone oxidoreductase family protein → MKALTFSSFGGSEVLEYIEVPKPILKKGEILLEMKAIGLNFADIYRRKGNYHLTGEPPYIAGYEGAGIVVDANDHAEFKPGDRVAFADVPFANAEYVALPVSHALPIPEDISFETAAAVLLQGLTAQYLATDSHQTKAGDIVLIHAVAGGVGQLLTQITKLLGGTVIGLTSSEEKAAIALQNGADQVYLYQDNWKKQVIFFAAGGVDVVYDSIGSTLQDSFNVTKDCGQVVFFGMSGGDPAFVDPRMLMDGSKTLTGGDLWSYLTSRAARVKRSGQLFEWIRTKQIKVAEPTSFKLAAGKDAHDFLESRKSTGKIILIP, encoded by the coding sequence ATGAAAGCATTGACATTTTCCAGCTTTGGCGGGTCGGAAGTACTGGAATACATAGAAGTACCCAAACCAATCTTAAAAAAAGGAGAGATACTACTTGAAATGAAGGCCATTGGCCTGAACTTCGCAGATATTTACCGGAGGAAAGGAAATTATCACTTAACAGGAGAACCACCCTATATTGCCGGTTATGAAGGTGCAGGGATAGTGGTAGATGCAAATGATCATGCTGAATTTAAACCAGGCGATAGGGTTGCATTTGCTGATGTACCTTTTGCGAATGCAGAATATGTGGCATTACCTGTAAGTCATGCCTTACCAATTCCCGAAGACATTAGCTTTGAAACTGCTGCCGCTGTTTTACTGCAAGGGCTGACTGCACAATATCTGGCTACAGACAGTCATCAGACTAAAGCCGGAGACATCGTTTTGATTCATGCGGTAGCAGGTGGGGTGGGGCAACTGCTGACACAAATAACCAAACTTTTGGGCGGTACAGTAATTGGTTTAACTTCTTCTGAAGAAAAAGCAGCTATTGCGCTGCAAAATGGAGCTGACCAGGTTTACCTTTATCAGGATAACTGGAAAAAACAAGTGATTTTCTTCGCTGCTGGCGGTGTGGATGTTGTTTATGACAGTATAGGAAGTACCCTGCAAGATAGCTTTAACGTCACTAAAGACTGTGGTCAGGTTGTGTTTTTTGGGATGAGTGGTGGAGATCCTGCTTTTGTAGATCCCCGGATGCTGATGGACGGTTCTAAAACACTTACCGGCGGAGACCTATGGAGTTATCTGACTTCCAGAGCAGCGCGTGTAAAAAGATCAGGTCAATTATTTGAATGGATCAGAACAAAACAAATTAAAGTAGCTGAACCAACTTCTTTTAAACTTGCAGCAGGAAAAGACGCACATGACTTTTTAGAAAGCAGAAAAAGCACAGGAAAAATAATTCTGATTCCTTAA
- a CDS encoding TMEM175 family protein: MHKGRMEAFSDGVIAIIITIMVLELKVPHGGHDLNALVPLIPVFMSYILSFVYVGIYWNNHHHMLQAAKSVNGRILWANLHLLFWLSLIPFVTAWMGENHFSQWPVACYGFVMVMNAFAYSILSNSLIKHEGKNSNLSKAIGEGTKGMISVGLYLTAIGLSFVNPWISFSLYILVAVIWFIPDSRIEKTMEQE, encoded by the coding sequence ATGCATAAAGGAAGAATGGAAGCTTTCAGTGATGGTGTAATCGCCATCATTATCACAATCATGGTCTTAGAATTAAAAGTACCACATGGTGGTCATGACCTCAATGCATTAGTTCCGCTTATACCGGTGTTTATGAGTTATATCCTCAGTTTTGTCTATGTAGGTATTTACTGGAATAACCATCACCACATGCTTCAGGCTGCAAAATCTGTGAACGGACGTATCTTATGGGCTAATCTGCACCTGCTGTTCTGGCTCTCGCTGATCCCTTTTGTGACTGCCTGGATGGGTGAAAACCATTTCAGTCAATGGCCGGTCGCCTGTTATGGATTTGTGATGGTCATGAATGCATTTGCCTATTCCATCTTGTCAAATTCTCTGATCAAACATGAAGGCAAGAACTCAAATCTCAGTAAAGCGATAGGGGAAGGTACTAAAGGGATGATCTCAGTCGGATTATATCTAACAGCTATTGGCCTGTCTTTTGTGAATCCGTGGATCAGTTTTTCCCTCTATATATTAGTTGCGGTGATCTGGTTCATACCCGACTCCCGTATTGAAAAAACTATGGAACAGGAATAA
- a CDS encoding (Fe-S)-binding protein, producing the protein MKRVGLFIPCYVDQFYPNAGIATYQLLKKLGLDVTYPTGQTCCGQPMANSGFEHLTGDCNQLFVDNFAEFDYIVSPSGSCVLHLKEHLHTEKSEPQAAAIRTKVYELVEFLVDVLQVKNLKAKFPYKVGLHQSCHGQRGLLLTQMSELVAPYFSKPQQLLAQVEGLELINLKREDECCGFGGTFCVVEEAVSVKMGKDRVKDHQANGAEYITGADMSCLMHMEGILKRENSNVKVLHIAEILNAG; encoded by the coding sequence ATGAAAAGAGTAGGCCTTTTTATTCCCTGTTACGTAGATCAATTTTATCCTAATGCTGGTATTGCAACCTATCAGCTGCTTAAAAAGCTAGGACTGGACGTTACTTATCCAACCGGGCAAACCTGTTGCGGACAACCCATGGCCAATTCAGGCTTTGAACATCTTACCGGAGATTGTAATCAGTTGTTTGTAGACAATTTCGCAGAGTTTGATTATATCGTATCTCCTTCTGGCAGCTGTGTTTTACACCTTAAGGAACACCTGCATACCGAAAAATCAGAACCACAGGCGGCCGCAATAAGGACTAAAGTCTATGAACTCGTAGAATTTTTGGTAGATGTACTCCAGGTGAAAAATCTTAAAGCAAAATTCCCTTACAAAGTAGGCTTACATCAAAGCTGTCACGGCCAAAGAGGATTATTGCTTACACAAATGAGTGAGCTGGTTGCTCCTTATTTTTCTAAACCTCAACAACTTCTGGCGCAGGTAGAAGGACTGGAACTCATCAACTTGAAAAGAGAAGATGAATGCTGTGGATTTGGCGGGACTTTTTGTGTGGTTGAAGAAGCTGTATCAGTGAAAATGGGAAAAGACAGAGTAAAAGATCACCAGGCAAATGGCGCAGAATATATTACCGGTGCCGATATGTCTTGTCTGATGCATATGGAAGGGATTTTAAAAAGAGAAAATAGCAACGTGAAGGTGCTGCATATTGCAGAAATACTAAATGCAGGATAG
- a CDS encoding lactate utilization protein B — protein sequence MSTTAKTHPELSEVFNKDEQRVNWHDETLWWIRQKRDKSAHSIPEWEVLREKASQIKNNALSNLAEYLVSFEEKALANGIIVHWAADAQEHNQIVHQILQKHDIRQLVKSKSMLTEECHLNEYLEKQGLEVIDSDLGERIVQLAKEPPSHIVLPCIHKKKEEIGDLFHQHLGVAAGTSDPQILTEAARVHLRETFLTRRAALTGVNFAIAETGEFVVCTNEGNADMGAHLADVHIACMGIEKIIPKRKHLGVFLRLLARSATGQPITTYSSHFKKPRAGQEMHLVLVDNGRTVQMGREDFRASLKCIRCGACMNTCPVYRRSGGHSYHYAISGPIGAILAPNLDREKYADLPFASTLCGSCSNVCPVKIDIHQQLYKWRQVIVQEGYATSGKKMSMKIMNYTLSSPGVYKTAGKAGRWVLKYIPFAVNNHFNPWYKQREMPEVPKESFGEWYKKNVK from the coding sequence ATGAGTACAACAGCGAAAACCCATCCTGAATTATCAGAAGTATTTAATAAAGATGAACAGCGTGTAAACTGGCATGATGAAACCTTATGGTGGATCAGGCAGAAAAGAGATAAATCAGCACATAGTATTCCCGAATGGGAAGTGCTGAGAGAAAAAGCCTCGCAGATTAAGAACAATGCCTTATCTAACCTTGCCGAATACCTGGTTAGCTTTGAAGAAAAAGCGCTTGCGAATGGCATTATTGTGCATTGGGCGGCAGATGCACAGGAGCATAACCAAATCGTACATCAGATTTTACAAAAACACGATATCCGCCAGCTGGTAAAAAGTAAGTCCATGCTAACGGAAGAATGCCATTTAAACGAATATTTAGAAAAACAAGGACTGGAAGTGATTGACTCTGATCTGGGAGAGCGCATCGTTCAATTAGCTAAAGAACCGCCAAGTCATATCGTTCTGCCTTGTATACATAAGAAAAAAGAAGAAATAGGGGATTTATTCCATCAGCATCTTGGCGTAGCCGCCGGAACCTCAGATCCGCAAATATTGACCGAAGCTGCAAGAGTACATCTGAGAGAGACCTTTCTGACCAGAAGAGCAGCTTTGACAGGGGTTAACTTTGCGATTGCCGAAACCGGTGAATTTGTAGTTTGCACCAACGAAGGAAATGCTGATATGGGTGCTCATCTTGCTGATGTTCATATCGCTTGTATGGGGATCGAGAAAATCATCCCTAAACGTAAACATTTAGGCGTATTTCTGCGCTTACTCGCCAGAAGTGCAACCGGACAGCCGATTACCACTTATTCCAGTCACTTTAAAAAACCAAGAGCAGGACAGGAAATGCACCTTGTGCTGGTTGACAATGGCCGTACCGTACAAATGGGGAGGGAAGATTTCAGAGCTTCTTTAAAATGTATTCGTTGTGGCGCCTGTATGAATACCTGCCCTGTTTACAGAAGAAGTGGCGGACATAGTTACCATTATGCAATTTCAGGGCCTATTGGCGCAATTCTGGCGCCTAATCTGGATCGGGAAAAGTATGCCGATCTGCCTTTTGCCTCTACCTTATGCGGATCTTGCTCTAATGTATGTCCGGTCAAGATTGATATTCATCAGCAACTTTATAAATGGAGACAGGTGATCGTTCAGGAGGGATATGCAACGTCAGGCAAAAAGATGAGCATGAAAATTATGAACTATACACTTTCTTCACCAGGAGTTTATAAAACCGCAGGAAAAGCAGGCAGATGGGTTTTAAAATACATTCCCTTTGCAGTGAATAATCATTTTAATCCGTGGTACAAGCAAAGAGAGATGCCCGAAGTTCCAAAGGAATCATTTGGGGAATGGTATAAGAAGAACGTTAAATAG
- a CDS encoding lactate utilization protein C, with amino-acid sequence MSRDKILAVLRENQPELVPLPAAMPLARVEILELQAKFKAMAEGIGSTVHLVDEFASIEPLIAARFSGEKRIVSTVKELVSAVIPAFELHPDPHSYADVDVAIFKSSIGVAENSALWLTEDQMGTRVLPFITQHMVMIVPLSALVPDMHTAYQKIGEAGYDFGTFIAGPSKTADIEQSLVLGAHGPRSMDIFIYA; translated from the coding sequence ATGAGCAGAGACAAAATATTAGCCGTATTAAGAGAAAACCAACCAGAGTTAGTCCCTCTTCCGGCCGCAATGCCCTTAGCGCGTGTAGAAATTCTTGAACTACAGGCTAAATTTAAGGCAATGGCCGAAGGAATAGGTAGCACAGTACATCTGGTTGATGAATTTGCCTCAATAGAACCTTTAATCGCAGCCCGGTTTTCGGGTGAAAAACGAATAGTTTCTACTGTAAAAGAATTAGTGTCTGCTGTTATTCCTGCCTTTGAGCTTCATCCGGATCCGCATAGTTATGCTGATGTAGACGTGGCCATTTTTAAATCGTCAATTGGAGTTGCAGAAAACTCGGCACTCTGGCTTACTGAAGATCAAATGGGGACCAGGGTTTTACCATTTATTACCCAGCATATGGTGATGATAGTCCCTCTTTCGGCATTAGTTCCCGATATGCACACCGCCTATCAGAAAATTGGGGAAGCCGGATATGACTTCGGAACTTTTATTGCAGGCCCTTCCAAGACCGCAGACATAGAACAATCATTGGTTTTAGGGGCTCACGGGCCAAGAAGCATGGATATATTTATTTATGCTTAA
- a CDS encoding carbohydrate porin produces MKKIILLGIATLLAAPTFAQTDSLFKKRFNLHFQQTVITQTKPGFSAQYSGTNSLSTVHETATSLTTTLFGGARLWKGAEAYFNPEMSGGKGFSQAVGVAGFPNGETFRIGSPEPAIYIARAYLVQTFGWGKETDTIADDANQLAGYRKKKYFSITAGKFGLSDFFDNNAFSHDARSQFMNWSLMANGAWDYPANTRGYVFGVVFELGQPTWALRLATTMVTTTANGSIWDGKIGKAHAFTLEYEKRYQISGQKGTLRVLGYDNAAKMGDYRLAIAQNPIAPDITETRAYGRNKYGFGVNIEQNINSNLGVFAKTSYNDGKTETWAFTEIDRSVSLGAILKGDSWNQKDAEIGLAFVGNGISKDHRDYLAHGGYGFIIGDGKLNYAPEMIAETYYKVNVYQKKFFLSPDYQFILHPAYNKDRGPVHVFSLRAHVEF; encoded by the coding sequence ATGAAGAAGATAATATTACTGGGTATAGCCACTTTACTGGCAGCACCAACTTTCGCACAAACAGATAGCCTGTTTAAAAAAAGATTCAACCTCCATTTCCAGCAAACTGTAATTACACAGACTAAGCCTGGATTTAGTGCACAATATTCCGGTACCAATAGTCTTTCTACTGTTCATGAAACAGCTACCTCTTTGACCACGACCTTATTTGGTGGTGCCAGGCTATGGAAAGGAGCTGAAGCATATTTCAATCCGGAGATGTCTGGTGGAAAAGGATTTAGTCAGGCAGTTGGGGTAGCGGGGTTTCCGAATGGGGAAACCTTTAGAATTGGCTCCCCTGAACCAGCGATTTACATTGCCAGAGCTTACCTTGTCCAGACTTTTGGCTGGGGAAAAGAAACAGATACCATAGCTGACGATGCCAATCAGCTGGCCGGTTACCGCAAAAAGAAATACTTCTCTATTACTGCGGGTAAATTTGGATTAAGCGACTTCTTCGATAACAATGCTTTTAGCCATGATGCGAGATCGCAGTTTATGAACTGGTCACTAATGGCAAATGGGGCATGGGACTATCCGGCCAATACAAGAGGTTATGTATTTGGGGTTGTATTCGAACTCGGGCAGCCAACCTGGGCATTACGTTTAGCCACTACTATGGTGACCACTACAGCTAATGGATCAATTTGGGATGGTAAAATAGGCAAAGCACATGCCTTTACACTTGAATATGAAAAACGATACCAGATTAGCGGACAAAAAGGAACATTACGTGTATTAGGTTATGACAACGCCGCAAAAATGGGAGATTACCGTTTAGCAATTGCCCAAAATCCAATAGCACCCGATATTACGGAGACCCGCGCTTATGGCAGAAATAAATATGGTTTTGGGGTCAATATAGAACAAAACATCAATTCAAATCTGGGTGTTTTTGCTAAAACAAGCTATAATGACGGAAAGACTGAAACCTGGGCCTTTACAGAAATTGACAGGTCAGTAAGTTTGGGGGCGATTTTAAAAGGAGATAGCTGGAATCAAAAAGATGCAGAGATCGGTCTTGCTTTTGTAGGCAATGGAATCTCTAAAGACCATCGTGATTATCTCGCCCACGGAGGATACGGATTCATTATCGGTGATGGGAAATTGAACTATGCGCCGGAAATGATTGCTGAAACGTATTATAAGGTGAACGTTTATCAGAAGAAGTTCTTCCTTTCTCCCGATTATCAGTTTATCTTACATCCCGCCTATAATAAAGACCGGGGGCCTGTTCATGTTTTCTCATTAAGAGCACATGTAGAATTTTAA
- a CDS encoding porin family protein, giving the protein MRHYQRRWQQQLRHQSKTGFNAGVTVEIPLIAGLAFTPEVLYSQKGYKLTSSLGELRQTTSFIDVPILASFRLGSSFNIVAGPQVSFLLSTKNKFDNGFGTVEQTNVEKDSDRFKKSLVGGLIGFRYDINEKFDIHGRYALDFQKNNENGTSSTPEFRNQVFSVGVGIKF; this is encoded by the coding sequence ATCAGACATTATCAAAGGCGATGGCAACAACAACTTCGACACCAAAGTAAAACAGGATTTAATGCAGGTGTTACTGTAGAAATCCCATTAATTGCAGGACTAGCCTTCACACCCGAAGTGCTGTACTCACAAAAGGGTTACAAATTAACTTCTTCTTTAGGAGAGTTAAGACAAACCACAAGCTTTATTGATGTGCCTATTCTAGCTAGTTTCAGACTGGGTAGCAGCTTTAATATTGTTGCTGGTCCACAGGTTTCCTTTTTATTGTCTACTAAAAACAAGTTTGACAATGGATTCGGTACTGTAGAACAAACCAATGTGGAGAAAGACTCAGACAGATTTAAGAAAAGTCTGGTTGGTGGTCTGATCGGTTTCAGATATGATATCAATGAGAAATTTGATATTCATGGACGTTATGCTTTAGATTTCCAGAAGAACAATGAAAATGGGACTTCTTCTACACCAGAATTCAGGAATCAGGTATTCTCTGTTGGTGTAGGTATTAAGTTTTAA